The following proteins are co-located in the Novosphingobium sp. CECT 9465 genome:
- a CDS encoding TonB-dependent receptor, with product MSFHVVALPLILAAAPASAASDRAIAFNIPAQNMATSLNEFGRQAGVQMVFPYDAIAGRRSIALKGRFSRAEALRRLIAGRGVAISYEGAAMISLAVAKAPTELSAAEAGAGVAGGGDIIVTAQKRVEDLSKVPQAITVVSGVEAAERKITDFASLVDEVPGLSINYSTGGESYGLLTIRGIGGADDYKPNGSPSVALHVDGVYQSSNAYLGMPLFDLERIEVLRGPQGTLYGRNTTAGVVNAITRGGRDTFDGYADVRYGSYDSLRAEAAIGGPVSDNMRVRLAVMTDQGGGFMNGKGAGDLAGAQLSVGGVVQRQVPAINDPGARKGFGDKDLFAARGTVDIDFGPDTSLTLKAFASRDRGDARQYDRISAAEDSSVLNAGEDKDPYSFYSRAYFQQRIDIKGASAQFSHLLNDATRFDMVAGWQSSQRNIGGNGDGTPYPQYEYLFDEDLSQASLEMRLRNEQQGRFNWLIGGFYMSDKIDYQSQWTSWAARTIYHNVHNQRRRSAALFGQADYELLPKIKLTLGLRYTKDDVDSQGRNIDDNPWGISNYATFFATTPNFQWDKQFKDDDLSGRAAAQWFITDDLNVFASVARGYRSGGFDGTSIMTLAETEPFQSETVWAYEAGVRYYKGPIRLSLDAFANDFDNLQATTRLDNDTNGRTNVGKAKTRGFEAALDVNLLNSGGHKLDFDASGTYLYSKITEFNSNRIADVTATVGDPLPGAPKWTGRVGLVHSYRFGDGWVLKSRANIFHHGKESNRLNAVVGNTSPAYTLLNARIELESPHGWSIYAMGRNITDEVYYPEMNGASRMVGAPATYAMGVRMSF from the coding sequence ATGAGTTTTCATGTCGTCGCACTACCCTTGATCCTCGCCGCGGCGCCCGCCAGTGCCGCGAGCGATCGCGCTATCGCCTTCAACATCCCGGCGCAGAATATGGCGACGTCGCTGAACGAGTTCGGTCGGCAGGCCGGCGTGCAGATGGTCTTCCCCTATGACGCCATCGCCGGTCGCCGCTCGATCGCGCTCAAGGGGCGCTTTTCCCGTGCCGAGGCGCTGCGCCGCCTGATCGCCGGACGAGGCGTGGCCATTTCCTACGAGGGCGCGGCGATGATCTCGCTCGCCGTCGCCAAGGCGCCGACCGAATTGTCGGCTGCCGAAGCGGGGGCGGGCGTTGCGGGTGGCGGTGACATCATCGTCACCGCGCAAAAGCGGGTCGAAGACCTGTCGAAAGTACCGCAGGCGATCACCGTCGTTTCGGGCGTGGAAGCGGCAGAACGCAAGATTACCGATTTCGCCAGTCTGGTCGATGAAGTACCGGGCCTGTCGATCAACTACAGCACGGGCGGCGAAAGCTATGGCCTGCTGACCATCCGCGGGATCGGCGGCGCCGACGACTACAAGCCCAATGGCAGCCCGTCGGTCGCCCTTCATGTGGACGGCGTCTATCAAAGCTCCAACGCCTATCTCGGCATGCCTCTGTTCGATCTGGAGCGGATCGAGGTGCTGCGTGGGCCGCAGGGCACTCTCTATGGCCGCAACACCACGGCCGGCGTCGTCAACGCGATCACGCGCGGCGGCCGCGACACGTTCGACGGCTATGCCGATGTGCGTTATGGCAGCTATGACAGCCTGCGCGCGGAAGCGGCGATCGGCGGTCCGGTCAGCGACAATATGCGCGTGCGACTGGCAGTGATGACCGATCAGGGCGGCGGCTTCATGAACGGGAAGGGCGCGGGCGATCTGGCGGGCGCGCAACTGAGCGTCGGCGGCGTGGTCCAGAGACAGGTGCCTGCGATCAACGATCCGGGCGCACGCAAGGGCTTTGGCGACAAGGATCTGTTCGCCGCGCGCGGTACGGTGGATATCGATTTCGGTCCAGATACCAGTCTGACGCTGAAGGCCTTTGCCAGTCGCGACCGTGGCGATGCCCGTCAATATGACCGCATCAGCGCAGCGGAGGACAGCAGTGTTCTCAATGCCGGCGAAGATAAAGACCCCTACAGCTTCTATTCGCGGGCCTATTTTCAGCAACGGATCGACATCAAAGGCGCGTCCGCACAATTTTCGCACCTGCTGAACGATGCCACCCGCTTCGACATGGTCGCCGGCTGGCAGTCGAGCCAGCGCAATATCGGCGGCAATGGCGATGGCACGCCCTATCCCCAATATGAATATCTGTTCGATGAAGATCTGAGCCAGGCATCGCTCGAAATGCGCCTGCGCAACGAGCAGCAGGGGCGTTTCAACTGGTTGATCGGCGGCTTCTACATGAGCGACAAGATCGACTATCAGAGCCAATGGACCAGCTGGGCCGCGCGGACCATATATCATAATGTCCATAATCAGCGCCGCCGTAGCGCCGCGCTGTTCGGTCAGGCTGATTATGAGTTGTTGCCCAAGATCAAGCTGACGCTGGGCCTGCGCTATACCAAGGACGATGTGGATTCGCAGGGCCGCAACATCGACGATAACCCTTGGGGCATATCCAATTACGCCACATTTTTCGCGACGACGCCCAATTTTCAGTGGGACAAGCAGTTCAAGGATGACGACCTGTCCGGCCGTGCTGCCGCGCAGTGGTTCATCACCGACGATTTGAATGTCTTCGCGTCGGTCGCGCGCGGCTATCGTTCGGGCGGCTTTGATGGCACGTCGATCATGACGCTGGCCGAGACGGAGCCGTTCCAGTCCGAGACGGTCTGGGCTTATGAAGCGGGCGTGCGTTATTATAAAGGGCCGATCCGTCTGTCGCTTGACGCCTTCGCCAATGATTTCGACAATCTTCAGGCGACGACGCGCCTCGACAATGACACCAACGGCCGCACTAATGTCGGTAAGGCCAAGACCCGCGGCTTCGAAGCCGCACTGGACGTCAACCTGCTGAACAGCGGCGGGCACAAACTCGATTTCGACGCATCGGGCACCTATCTCTATTCGAAGATCACCGAGTTTAATTCCAACCGCATCGCCGATGTGACCGCGACTGTCGGCGATCCGCTGCCCGGTGCGCCGAAATGGACCGGTCGGGTCGGCCTCGTCCACAGCTACAGATTCGGTGATGGCTGGGTGCTAAAGAGCCGCGCCAACATCTTCCATCATGGCAAGGAATCGAACCGCCTGAACGCGGTCGTCGGCAACACCTCGCCGGCTTACACGCTGCTCAATGCCCGGATCGAGCTGGAATCGCCGCATGGCTGGTCGATCTATGCCATGGGCCGAAACATCACGGACGAAGTCTATTATCCCGAAATGAACGGCGCGTCGCGTATGGTCGGTGCGCCCGCCACCTATGCGATGGGCGTTCGCATGAGCTTCTAA
- a CDS encoding FecR domain-containing protein, with amino-acid sequence MMEEAAGWLAALDAGSVTPQAFEQWRAADPRHAIAFAQVAHAFEQVERLRAVEDRPAEPAPTAINRRGMLRAGVLAGGASVAGALLAVRATAREHAKTAIGERRALVLDDGTRIELNTGTRISWRIDKGDSRIWLERGEIGLTVPASLRGKLTLEAGSARFTLGTGSFNARQQPESFDFLVLNGMADSVRGDGLTAGAMARVIGQNVAIGPADPVTLDRARSWKDGQLVFEGESLDFVVAEFNRYLDPRIVIADPALSRIRLGGRFTTTNPNDLLTALHASFGIRSQRSENGAITLTAG; translated from the coding sequence ATGATGGAGGAAGCCGCCGGCTGGCTGGCGGCGCTCGATGCAGGCTCGGTCACGCCGCAGGCTTTCGAACAATGGCGTGCGGCCGATCCCCGCCATGCCATCGCCTTTGCCCAGGTGGCTCATGCCTTCGAGCAGGTGGAGCGTCTACGCGCGGTCGAGGACCGTCCGGCCGAACCGGCGCCCACCGCCATCAACCGCCGTGGGATGTTGCGTGCCGGCGTCTTGGCCGGTGGTGCGTCGGTCGCCGGCGCGCTGCTGGCGGTACGCGCCACTGCGCGCGAACATGCCAAAACGGCGATAGGTGAACGGCGCGCGCTGGTGCTGGACGATGGCACCCGGATCGAACTTAATACAGGCACGCGGATCAGTTGGCGGATCGACAAGGGGGACAGCCGCATCTGGTTGGAGCGTGGCGAGATCGGCCTTACGGTTCCGGCTTCGCTGCGCGGCAAGCTGACATTGGAGGCAGGAAGCGCACGATTCACACTCGGCACCGGCAGCTTCAATGCGCGACAGCAACCTGAATCCTTCGACTTTCTCGTGCTGAATGGCATGGCCGATAGCGTACGGGGCGATGGGCTTACAGCAGGGGCGATGGCGCGCGTGATCGGCCAGAACGTGGCTATCGGACCGGCCGACCCGGTAACGCTGGACCGGGCGCGCAGCTGGAAAGATGGTCAACTGGTGTTCGAAGGCGAGAGCCTCGACTTCGTCGTGGCCGAATTTAATCGCTATCTCGACCCCAGGATCGTCATCGCCGATCCGGCGCTGTCGCGCATTCGGCTGGGGGGGCGTTTTACGACCACCAACCCCAATGATCTGCTGACCGCATTGCATGCGTCGTTCGGCATCCGATCGCAGCGCAGCGAAAATGGAGCCATTACCCTCACGGCCGGCTGA